A section of the Paenibacillus odorifer genome encodes:
- the cls gene encoding cardiolipin synthase, whose translation MRRGLQSIIIIGAFIAFYYFGFGIFGSTAGTIISIFSTLTVISISLAIFMENRNPSTTMSWILLLALIPVLGLVFYFLFGQNVFKRRKYDKKAQRDLMAYERIENDALRTHQDWSVFDPSRQKLLLLSKTLARTPISFASETRILTNGEETFGTLLLELRQAKHHIHMEYYIFRADHIGTRIKQILIDKARAGVAVRFMYDAVGSFQLSKAFLKEMSDAGVQVASYGNSTSFFSSRVNYRNHRKIVVIDGDVGFMGGLNVGDEYLSRSKTYGFWRDTHMLVRGEAVRTMQIIFLQDWMHTTGEKILEQDYLTPQLRFMTGDGAVQIIASGPDNERRALKNIFFSMITSAEKSVWIASPYFIPDEDILTALRVAAISGLDVRLLFPAKPDKWIPFLASHSYFPALLEAGVKIYEYEKGFIHSKLLIVDGEIATIGTANMDMRSFHLNFEVNALLIQTESVARIVADFERDLLSTSLIEHEEFMNKRMVIRILESAARLMSPLL comes from the coding sequence ATGAGAAGAGGACTTCAATCTATAATTATCATTGGGGCATTCATAGCATTTTATTATTTTGGTTTCGGCATTTTTGGGAGTACTGCGGGAACGATTATTAGTATCTTCTCCACTCTGACAGTTATTTCGATTAGCTTGGCTATTTTTATGGAGAACCGTAATCCTTCTACAACAATGTCATGGATCTTATTGCTTGCGTTGATCCCGGTGCTGGGACTGGTCTTCTATTTTCTATTTGGGCAAAATGTGTTCAAACGCCGTAAATATGATAAAAAGGCACAAAGAGACCTTATGGCCTACGAAAGAATTGAGAATGACGCTTTACGTACGCACCAAGATTGGTCAGTCTTTGATCCCTCGCGCCAAAAACTGTTGCTGTTATCCAAGACTTTAGCACGTACTCCTATATCCTTTGCATCAGAAACTCGTATCCTCACTAATGGTGAAGAGACGTTTGGTACGTTATTGTTGGAGCTCCGTCAAGCTAAGCATCACATTCATATGGAGTATTACATCTTCCGGGCGGACCACATTGGAACACGCATTAAACAAATTCTGATCGATAAAGCTCGTGCCGGTGTTGCAGTCAGATTTATGTATGATGCCGTTGGCAGTTTTCAGCTTTCCAAAGCTTTTTTGAAGGAAATGAGTGACGCCGGAGTTCAGGTGGCTTCTTACGGAAATTCAACATCCTTTTTTTCCAGCCGTGTGAATTACCGGAATCACCGTAAAATTGTTGTGATCGACGGAGATGTCGGATTCATGGGTGGTCTCAATGTAGGCGATGAATATTTAAGCCGCAGTAAGACTTATGGATTTTGGCGTGACACACATATGTTGGTTAGAGGCGAAGCGGTACGGACGATGCAAATTATTTTCCTGCAAGATTGGATGCACACTACGGGTGAAAAAATACTGGAGCAAGACTACCTCACTCCACAACTTCGCTTTATGACAGGTGATGGAGCCGTACAGATTATTGCTAGCGGACCGGATAACGAACGTCGTGCGCTCAAAAACATTTTCTTCTCCATGATCACTTCTGCCGAGAAATCGGTGTGGATTGCCAGTCCATATTTTATTCCTGATGAGGACATCTTAACTGCACTGCGTGTAGCCGCTATTTCTGGTTTAGATGTGCGATTGTTATTCCCGGCTAAGCCGGATAAATGGATTCCTTTTCTGGCTTCACATTCTTATTTCCCGGCGTTGCTGGAAGCTGGCGTGAAGATTTATGAATATGAAAAGGGATTTATCCACTCTAAGCTGCTTATCGTCGATGGTGAAATAGCAACAATCGGTACGGCCAATATGGATATGCGCAGCTTCCACCTTAACTTTGAAGTGAATGCATTACTAATTCAGACGGAGAGTGTTGCTCGTATTGTGGCTGATTTTGAGCGGGATTTATTATCTACCAGCTTAATTGAGCATGAGGAATTTATGAATAAGCGTATGGTGATCCGTATACTGGAATCTGCTGCTCGACTTATGTCGCCGTTACTATAA
- the prmC gene encoding peptide chain release factor N(5)-glutamine methyltransferase, with protein MSEVKSIREAFAEASSFLSRSGCNEPQRSAQLLLEHVLGVSGAAYYMALADPFPAAVKEAFEAGVTRRGAGEPVQYIIGEQEFYGRPFEVTPDVLIPRPETELLVEAILRYGAELWPNGVVTPGEAALDSAGGAAARNGGAARPLAAVDIGAGSGAISVTLAAEAPAWRVCAGDISPAALAVAERNALRNGTAVDFRLGDLLEPFAGMETDILVSNPPYIPGEDIAGLQREVRDHEPRTALDGGADGLDPYRRMMEQLTLLPAPPRLIGFELGFGQAEQVAALLAAAGHWTEIITINDLAGIPRHVLGITR; from the coding sequence ATGTCGGAAGTCAAAAGCATCCGGGAAGCCTTTGCGGAGGCTTCTTCTTTTTTGAGCCGGAGCGGCTGCAATGAACCGCAGCGCAGTGCACAATTGCTGCTGGAGCATGTGCTTGGAGTGTCTGGCGCAGCTTATTATATGGCGTTGGCAGATCCTTTTCCAGCAGCGGTTAAGGAAGCATTTGAGGCGGGAGTTACCCGCCGGGGCGCTGGTGAGCCGGTGCAGTATATCATCGGCGAGCAAGAATTTTACGGGCGGCCTTTTGAGGTGACGCCTGACGTGCTTATTCCGCGGCCGGAGACGGAGCTGCTTGTCGAGGCGATTTTACGTTACGGCGCGGAGCTTTGGCCGAACGGCGTTGTAACGCCGGGCGAAGCGGCGCTGGATAGCGCGGGCGGCGCTGCGGCCCGCAACGGAGGCGCCGCAAGACCGCTGGCCGCCGTCGATATCGGCGCCGGCAGCGGAGCGATCTCCGTCACGTTGGCGGCGGAAGCGCCGGCGTGGCGGGTCTGCGCCGGCGATATTTCGCCGGCGGCTCTGGCTGTGGCCGAGCGCAACGCTTTGCGCAATGGCACAGCTGTGGACTTTCGGCTCGGCGATCTGCTCGAGCCGTTCGCGGGGATGGAGACGGATATTCTCGTCTCCAACCCGCCGTACATCCCCGGTGAGGATATCGCCGGGCTGCAGCGTGAGGTGCGCGACCATGAGCCGCGCACTGCGCTGGATGGCGGAGCGGACGGGCTGGACCCGTACCGCCGTATGATGGAGCAGCTAACGCTGCTCCCGGCACCGCCGCGCCTGATCGGCTTTGAGCTTGGCTTCGGTCAAGCTGAGCAAGTCGCTGCACTCCTTGCGGCAGCGGGCCATTGGACCGAGATTATCACCATTAATGATCTGGCTGGAATCCCGCGTCATGTGCTAGGCATAACGAGATAA
- a CDS encoding TetR/AcrR family transcriptional regulator, producing MNDKTIDKQEQIIKIAMQLFAVKGSSSTSMQEIAELCGISKGSLYLVFKSKEELERSIFLYCYRMIRDPLLREEQETRRTPREKLRNQIEILLSHVYELREFLQRQIQEVAGKGFDTEVPDWLRRNNASFLRWFQVKMELLYGKDVVPYTGDLCMIGHGLIKSYIAVIFRKDTQVPIADMADHLMNLMDMIVSGLLTSKQVPLINSATLANWMAENEENKRKNPLQLIKEMKTVVSKLNSIESEEAADLLESLNILEGEVLIPHPRKAIIQGMLSNLQSCSELTAELEELRKLIASIPHNSCVFR from the coding sequence ATGAATGATAAAACTATTGACAAGCAGGAACAAATTATTAAGATCGCCATGCAGTTATTCGCTGTGAAAGGCTCCTCGTCCACATCCATGCAAGAGATCGCTGAATTATGTGGGATTTCGAAGGGCAGTTTGTATCTGGTATTTAAATCAAAAGAAGAACTGGAGCGCAGTATCTTCCTTTATTGTTATCGGATGATTCGTGATCCCTTGTTACGTGAAGAACAGGAAACCCGACGAACACCACGTGAGAAGCTTAGGAATCAGATAGAAATTCTGCTAAGTCACGTGTACGAATTGCGCGAGTTCTTGCAGCGTCAAATTCAGGAGGTTGCGGGCAAAGGATTTGATACTGAAGTCCCGGACTGGCTGCGGAGAAACAACGCTTCCTTCTTAAGATGGTTCCAGGTGAAGATGGAGTTGCTCTATGGAAAAGACGTCGTTCCCTATACCGGAGATTTATGTATGATCGGACATGGTCTCATCAAGTCTTATATTGCGGTTATTTTTCGTAAGGATACGCAGGTACCCATTGCCGATATGGCAGATCATCTAATGAATCTAATGGATATGATTGTGTCTGGCTTACTCACTAGTAAACAGGTTCCACTAATCAACTCTGCTACTTTAGCGAACTGGATGGCGGAGAATGAGGAGAATAAACGAAAGAATCCATTACAGCTCATTAAAGAAATGAAGACTGTGGTCAGTAAATTAAATAGTATAGAATCCGAAGAAGCAGCCGATCTGCTGGAATCGCTCAATATTCTGGAAGGTGAAGTGCTTATACCTCACCCACGAAAAGCAATCATTCAGGGGATGCTGTCCAACCTCCAATCCTGCTCTGAGCTCACAGCAGAATTAGAAGAGCTGAGGAAGCTAATTGCCTCAATTCCGCACAATTCATGTGTATTTCGTTAA
- a CDS encoding S41 family peptidase, which produces MRPRTVSWVVVSAVVLLLLVSCNSGDLPGKKKSESEQVQASPVAPLASSAVVEDQSEIALPSLTVEQRLEDFDYMWKIIEENYPFLEVNKRLNGEDWLAKKEEYRNKIAAVKSDDEFLKRMRFVLSRLNNGHTNFISKEEYPWYLHTYAQLGFGFEPWVNVFQQPNVLARYNQKPLAEQQSSNDINNDMHNGGDGVGDVTKKTSGNVKKVIIEPDRIAYLGMQSFDGSLMEMDSSEIHDFLIEVKDYKTLILDIRGNGGGNSNYWRIHLVPMLINKPIEYNTYLLYTRGKYAETFMQARQITKGQQPIAGIKDEQLPKLPTEALKMFKTYRKTNDVVTPNKSVGFKGKIYLLVDSSVYSSSEGLAAFVKGTGFATVVGGRTGGDGLGIDPLVVALPNSGYLFRFSFEMGLNSDGSCNEEVKTVPDVEVDPDKSKPLLDQPAIKKVLELARSDTSA; this is translated from the coding sequence GTGAGGCCAAGGACTGTATCGTGGGTGGTTGTTTCTGCAGTAGTATTACTATTACTGGTCAGCTGCAACAGTGGCGATTTACCAGGAAAGAAGAAATCTGAGTCTGAGCAAGTCCAGGCAAGTCCGGTTGCACCGCTAGCCTCTTCAGCTGTAGTTGAAGATCAATCAGAAATAGCTTTGCCTTCATTGACGGTAGAACAAAGGCTAGAGGATTTTGATTACATGTGGAAGATTATTGAGGAGAACTATCCTTTCTTAGAGGTGAATAAACGTCTCAATGGAGAGGATTGGCTTGCAAAAAAAGAGGAATACCGCAATAAAATAGCAGCCGTGAAATCGGATGATGAGTTTTTGAAACGTATGAGATTTGTCCTTAGCAGATTAAACAATGGGCATACAAATTTTATATCCAAGGAAGAATACCCCTGGTATCTACATACGTATGCTCAGTTAGGTTTTGGTTTTGAGCCTTGGGTCAACGTGTTTCAGCAGCCTAACGTATTGGCCCGTTACAACCAGAAACCTTTAGCGGAGCAGCAAAGCTCTAATGATATCAATAACGATATGCATAATGGTGGAGATGGAGTAGGAGATGTAACAAAAAAGACTTCTGGGAATGTAAAAAAAGTCATTATAGAGCCCGATCGAATCGCTTATCTCGGCATGCAAAGCTTTGACGGGAGTCTCATGGAGATGGACAGCTCCGAGATCCATGATTTTTTAATAGAGGTAAAGGACTATAAGACATTAATATTAGATATCCGCGGAAATGGGGGAGGAAACAGTAATTATTGGAGAATTCATCTTGTCCCTATGTTGATCAATAAACCTATCGAATACAATACATACTTACTTTATACAAGAGGCAAATATGCGGAGACCTTTATGCAAGCACGTCAGATTACAAAGGGGCAACAACCTATTGCTGGCATCAAAGATGAGCAACTGCCCAAGCTGCCAACCGAAGCTTTAAAGATGTTTAAGACATATAGAAAAACAAATGATGTAGTAACCCCTAATAAATCTGTTGGATTTAAAGGGAAAATCTATTTGCTGGTAGATAGCTCTGTGTATTCATCATCGGAAGGTCTTGCAGCCTTTGTAAAAGGCACCGGGTTTGCAACGGTTGTAGGCGGCAGGACAGGTGGGGATGGACTAGGGATAGATCCGCTTGTTGTTGCATTGCCTAATAGCGGTTATCTCTTCAGGTTTTCCTTTGAAATGGGTCTGAATTCTGATGGAAGTTGTAATGAAGAGGTAAAGACTGTGCCTGATGTGGAGGTTGATCCGGATAAATCTAAGCCATTACTGGACCAGCCGGCGATAAAAAAGGTATTAGAGCTTGCGCGTTCGGACACATCTGCCTGA
- the fni gene encoding type 2 isopentenyl-diphosphate Delta-isomerase, producing the protein MNHTPEEAVPYDATRQSGADHGKDLPAVEASDKRSLLPTSKTGERKIEHVRLCLNEEVGGVGVTTGFEHYRFQHNALPELNFDDISLQTTFLDRKLRTPLLISSMTGGSAATGAINARLATAAQRRGWALGVGSVRAAVERSELTATFYVRDQAPDIPVIANIGAVQLSYGFGIEECRRAVDIAGADFLVLHLNGLQEVFQPEGNTGFASLLSQIEKVCRALEVPVGVKEVGWGIDGDAAARLYNAGAAFIDVAGAGGTSWSQVEKFRSVDPIRRAAAEAFADWGTPTADCITEVRAVSPQGALIGSGGLKHGVDAAKALALGADLAGFGRNLLGPAVDSEEALDAALAQVELELKIAMFGIGAPDLATLRGTSRLIRK; encoded by the coding sequence ATGAATCATACGCCAGAAGAGGCCGTGCCATATGATGCGACTAGGCAGTCTGGCGCAGATCATGGCAAGGACCTGCCGGCTGTAGAGGCTTCTGACAAAAGATCTTTATTGCCTACATCGAAGACAGGCGAACGCAAAATTGAACATGTACGCCTTTGCCTAAATGAAGAAGTAGGTGGCGTCGGTGTGACTACAGGGTTTGAACATTACAGATTTCAGCATAATGCTCTTCCAGAGCTGAATTTTGACGATATATCATTGCAGACTACGTTTTTGGATCGCAAGCTGCGTACACCGCTGCTCATCAGCTCGATGACAGGTGGCAGCGCAGCTACAGGAGCGATTAACGCCCGGTTGGCCACAGCTGCACAGCGTCGTGGTTGGGCGCTGGGTGTAGGCTCGGTCCGGGCGGCAGTGGAGCGCTCTGAGCTTACGGCGACCTTTTATGTGCGGGATCAAGCACCTGATATTCCGGTTATCGCCAATATTGGTGCTGTACAGCTGTCCTATGGTTTTGGGATTGAGGAATGTCGCCGGGCTGTGGATATCGCAGGTGCTGATTTTCTTGTACTGCATCTGAATGGGCTGCAAGAGGTCTTTCAACCGGAAGGGAACACTGGTTTTGCCTCTTTGCTATCCCAGATAGAGAAGGTATGCCGTGCACTTGAAGTCCCTGTAGGTGTGAAAGAAGTAGGCTGGGGCATTGATGGAGATGCAGCTGCACGTCTTTATAATGCAGGTGCGGCTTTTATTGATGTTGCGGGTGCAGGCGGGACATCCTGGAGTCAGGTGGAGAAGTTCCGCAGTGTAGATCCTATACGGCGGGCAGCGGCGGAGGCTTTCGCAGATTGGGGTACTCCAACAGCTGATTGTATCACAGAGGTGCGCGCAGTTTCCCCGCAGGGCGCTTTGATTGGCAGCGGCGGACTAAAACATGGCGTGGATGCAGCGAAAGCACTGGCACTTGGAGCTGATCTGGCAGGCTTTGGCCGCAATCTGTTAGGGCCGGCTGTCGATTCTGAAGAGGCGCTGGATGCTGCATTGGCACAGGTTGAGCTGGAGCTAAAAATAGCAATGTTTGGTATTGGCGCTCCAGATTTAGCAACTTTACGTGGTACTTCCCGTTTAATACGTAAATAG
- the ychF gene encoding redox-regulated ATPase YchF, whose protein sequence is MALKAGIVGLPNVGKSTLFNAITQAGAESANYPFCTIDPNVGVVEVPDERLDKLTELVQPNKTVPTAFEFVDIAGLVRGASKGEGLGNKFLAHIREVDAIVHVVRCFEDENVTHVDGKVNPISDIQTINLELILADIESIEKRIERSRKNIKGGDKKYAQEVELLERVKEVLYEDKPARSIELSDDEKLIIRDLHLLTLKPVLYAANVSEDEVASAEDNPYVQQVRDFAATEGAEVVPISAKVEAEIAELEGEDKAMFLEELGLEESGLNRLIKAAYKLLGLYTYFTAGVQEVRAWTIRRGTKAPGAAGVIHTDFERGFIRAEVVAYADLVAAGSMNGAKERGQLRLEGKEYLVQDGDVMHFRFNV, encoded by the coding sequence ATGGCTTTGAAAGCTGGAATCGTCGGTCTTCCTAACGTAGGAAAATCCACATTGTTTAATGCGATAACGCAAGCGGGTGCAGAATCCGCTAACTACCCTTTTTGTACCATTGACCCTAACGTTGGTGTTGTTGAAGTTCCAGACGAACGTCTTGATAAACTGACTGAGCTGGTACAGCCGAACAAGACCGTACCTACTGCTTTTGAATTTGTTGATATTGCTGGTCTCGTGCGTGGTGCCAGTAAAGGAGAAGGACTAGGCAACAAGTTCCTGGCCCATATCCGTGAAGTAGATGCTATCGTGCATGTGGTTCGTTGTTTTGAAGATGAGAACGTTACCCACGTTGATGGAAAGGTAAATCCGATCAGCGACATCCAGACCATTAATCTGGAGTTGATTCTTGCTGATATTGAGAGCATTGAGAAGCGGATTGAGCGTTCCCGTAAGAATATCAAAGGCGGCGACAAGAAATACGCTCAAGAAGTTGAGCTGCTAGAACGCGTCAAAGAAGTGCTCTACGAAGATAAACCTGCACGTAGTATAGAATTGTCTGATGACGAGAAGCTTATTATCCGTGATCTTCATTTGTTAACATTGAAGCCAGTGCTGTATGCGGCGAATGTAAGTGAAGATGAAGTGGCAAGTGCTGAGGACAATCCTTATGTACAGCAAGTTCGCGATTTTGCAGCTACTGAAGGTGCAGAAGTTGTTCCGATCAGTGCTAAGGTGGAAGCAGAAATTGCTGAGCTTGAAGGTGAAGATAAAGCTATGTTCCTGGAAGAGCTGGGACTGGAAGAATCCGGCCTTAACCGGTTGATTAAAGCGGCTTATAAACTGCTTGGCTTGTATACGTATTTCACAGCAGGCGTTCAGGAAGTTCGGGCGTGGACGATTCGTCGCGGCACCAAAGCACCTGGAGCTGCCGGTGTAATTCATACAGATTTCGAACGGGGATTTATCCGTGCTGAAGTAGTGGCTTACGCGGATCTTGTGGCAGCTGGTTCCATGAACGGTGCGAAGGAACGTGGTCAACTGCGTCTTGAAGGTAAAGAATATTTGGTGCAAGACGGCGACGTAATGCATTTCCGTTTTAACGTTTAA
- the prfA gene encoding peptide chain release factor 1 — translation MLDRLQSLADRYEKLSELLCDPDVANDSKKLRDYSKEQSDLQPAFEAYTEYKSVMEELEAAKQMQGEKLDDEMKEMVKMEIDDLSKRQVELEERIRVLLLPKDPNDDKNVIVEIRGAAGGDEAALFASDLYRMYTRYADAQGWRVELMDVNASDLGGFKEVIFLINGRGAYSKLKYESGAHRVQRIPATESGGRIHTSTSTVSVMPEAEAFEIEIHDKDIRVDTFCSSGAGGQSVNTTKSAVRVTHVPTGIVATCQDGKSQNSNKEKALQVLRARISDMKRQEEEAKYAGERKSKVGTGDRSERIRTYNFPQSRVTDHRIGLTLHRLEQVMNGEITEIISALSIAEQADLMDNMDNGE, via the coding sequence TTGTTGGACCGATTGCAATCCCTGGCGGACCGCTATGAGAAGCTCAGTGAACTGCTTTGTGATCCGGATGTTGCAAACGACAGTAAGAAACTGAGGGACTATTCCAAAGAACAATCAGACCTACAGCCCGCATTTGAGGCGTATACTGAATATAAGAGTGTAATGGAAGAGCTTGAAGCTGCTAAGCAGATGCAAGGCGAAAAGCTTGATGATGAGATGAAAGAAATGGTTAAGATGGAAATTGATGACCTTTCCAAACGTCAAGTGGAGCTGGAAGAGAGAATCCGCGTGTTGCTGCTGCCTAAAGACCCGAATGATGATAAGAACGTAATCGTTGAAATTCGTGGTGCAGCGGGTGGAGATGAAGCAGCATTGTTCGCTTCAGATCTTTACCGGATGTACACTCGTTATGCTGATGCACAAGGATGGCGCGTTGAGTTAATGGATGTTAACGCGAGTGATCTTGGTGGATTCAAAGAGGTAATCTTCCTTATTAACGGCCGTGGTGCATACAGTAAGCTGAAATACGAAAGTGGTGCGCATCGCGTACAACGTATCCCAGCGACCGAATCCGGAGGTCGTATTCATACCTCTACTTCTACGGTGTCCGTGATGCCGGAAGCTGAGGCTTTTGAGATCGAGATCCATGATAAAGATATTCGCGTGGATACCTTCTGTTCAAGTGGTGCAGGCGGACAGTCTGTAAATACGACCAAGTCTGCAGTACGTGTAACCCATGTACCTACAGGCATCGTTGCTACCTGTCAGGACGGTAAGTCACAGAACTCCAATAAAGAAAAAGCGCTGCAAGTGCTTCGTGCCCGTATCTCTGATATGAAACGGCAGGAAGAAGAAGCGAAGTATGCTGGTGAACGGAAGAGTAAAGTAGGTACGGGTGACCGTAGTGAGCGCATTCGGACGTATAACTTCCCGCAGAGCCGGGTTACAGACCATCGTATTGGCCTGACACTGCACCGTTTGGAGCAGGTTATGAACGGAGAAATCACTGAAATTATCTCAGCCCTTTCAATCGCTGAACAAGCTGACTTGATGGATAATATGGATAATGGAGAATAA
- a CDS encoding phospholipase D family protein, translating into MNSDRQQPVHPHKPKDINYAPGLTTKKRSTSRRRTRVLWAFVILLLWLTGVMIYQTHKPLPSGISFESPIYKTNHVSFWHDLTYSDGTATGTQESQILSRILQIIEESDEFLVIDLFLFNDYTHKDQSFPPVSRMLTDKLILQKTTYPEMEIVFITDEVNTNYNSAPNHLLEEMKSAGIKVIMTDVNALRDSTPAYSAVWRTFIQWFGQSGEGRIPNLMASGGPDITARSYLKLLNVKANHRKVVVSENSALISSGNIHDASAYHSNIALEVQGPIIADILQTEQAAVNLSDAGPLLTYEPDFTKDKDQHSEESMGVRYLTEGKVYKYARQALQSAQEGDTIWMGMFYLADDAILDELVEATERGATVRLILDPNQNAFGRDKIGIPNRPVAMNLNKRTNGKISIRWYNTTKEQYHSKLLFIAKQTGSSIILGGSTNFTTRNLDDYNLENNLWVSVKQDQPLYAQMEAYFNRLWNNEDHEYTLPFEAYQGEVTWFKYILFRLQTTLGLTTF; encoded by the coding sequence ATGAATTCAGATCGTCAGCAACCCGTTCACCCCCATAAACCTAAAGATATAAACTACGCTCCCGGTTTAACTACGAAGAAACGTTCCACTTCACGCCGCCGTACACGGGTGTTATGGGCTTTCGTCATTCTACTCCTTTGGTTAACCGGCGTAATGATTTATCAGACGCACAAACCTCTACCCAGCGGTATTTCCTTTGAAAGCCCCATATACAAAACAAATCATGTATCCTTCTGGCACGACTTAACCTATTCGGACGGTACAGCCACGGGCACTCAAGAAAGTCAGATTCTTTCGAGGATTCTACAAATTATCGAGGAGTCCGATGAATTTTTGGTGATTGACCTCTTTCTTTTCAATGATTATACCCATAAAGATCAGTCATTTCCTCCAGTCAGTCGAATGTTGACGGACAAGCTTATTTTACAAAAAACTACTTATCCTGAGATGGAGATCGTCTTCATTACGGATGAGGTTAATACCAATTACAACTCTGCACCTAATCATCTCCTGGAAGAGATGAAGTCTGCAGGGATTAAAGTGATTATGACTGATGTAAATGCTCTACGCGATTCTACGCCTGCTTATTCTGCTGTCTGGCGTACCTTTATTCAATGGTTCGGACAGTCGGGCGAAGGCCGGATTCCGAATCTTATGGCCAGCGGCGGACCGGATATTACTGCTCGTTCTTATTTGAAGCTACTCAATGTAAAAGCTAATCACCGTAAGGTGGTTGTTAGTGAGAATAGCGCTCTAATCTCCTCAGGAAATATCCATGATGCCAGCGCCTATCATTCCAATATCGCTCTGGAAGTACAAGGTCCAATTATTGCTGATATTCTCCAGACGGAACAGGCCGCGGTCAATCTTTCGGATGCAGGGCCATTGCTCACTTATGAGCCGGATTTCACCAAGGATAAGGACCAGCACTCTGAAGAATCTATGGGAGTCCGCTATTTAACGGAAGGAAAGGTATATAAATATGCAAGACAAGCCCTCCAATCTGCACAGGAGGGTGACACCATTTGGATGGGTATGTTCTACCTTGCCGATGATGCAATTCTCGATGAATTGGTAGAAGCTACCGAACGAGGGGCTACGGTAAGATTGATACTGGACCCCAATCAGAACGCCTTCGGCCGTGATAAAATCGGCATTCCTAACCGTCCAGTTGCCATGAACCTGAACAAGCGCACGAACGGAAAAATCTCTATTCGCTGGTACAACACGACCAAAGAACAATATCACTCGAAGCTGCTTTTCATTGCCAAACAGACTGGAAGTTCCATCATTCTTGGCGGTTCCACCAATTTCACGACACGCAATCTGGATGACTACAACCTGGAGAATAATCTGTGGGTATCTGTAAAACAAGATCAGCCTCTTTATGCCCAGATGGAAGCCTACTTCAATCGACTGTGGAATAACGAGGACCATGAGTATACCCTACCTTTTGAGGCTTATCAGGGCGAAGTGACCTGGTTCAAATATATCCTGTTCCGGTTGCAGACCACCTTGGGCTTAACTACTTTTTAA
- a CDS encoding GNAT family N-acetyltransferase: protein MIKLVHMDESAFQFFLGQATRDYAEDKISAGAWDPEIAMKLSEEAITRSLPKGLHTDGAYLYSIVEISSDEQVGYIWFNVSEGRGGREAFIYDFYVFEPFQSKGYGKQAMIALDEEAREMNVTKIGLHVFGQNNRAFELYKKMGYIVTDITMSKDL, encoded by the coding sequence ATGATTAAACTGGTCCATATGGATGAGTCGGCCTTTCAATTTTTCTTAGGTCAAGCTACCCGGGATTATGCGGAAGATAAGATCAGCGCCGGTGCTTGGGATCCGGAGATCGCGATGAAGCTGTCTGAGGAAGCCATAACACGCTCTTTGCCAAAAGGGCTGCACACAGATGGTGCTTATCTATATTCTATAGTAGAAATAAGCAGTGATGAACAGGTTGGTTATATCTGGTTTAACGTAAGTGAAGGCCGAGGCGGCCGCGAGGCTTTCATTTATGATTTTTATGTTTTTGAACCGTTCCAGAGTAAGGGTTATGGCAAGCAGGCTATGATCGCACTCGATGAAGAAGCCCGGGAGATGAATGTTACCAAAATCGGGTTACACGTCTTCGGCCAGAACAATCGCGCATTTGAGTTATACAAAAAAATGGGATATATCGTAACTGACATCACAATGTCTAAAGATCTATAG